From the genome of Mycobacterium kansasii ATCC 12478:
ATGGAACTGACACATAGCCCGGGCAACATCAATTCGTCGGCTGGAGCCGGGCTTTGCCAGGCCAACATGACTTGGATCAGCGGATGATGAGTAAGGCTGCGGGTGGGGTTGAGCCGTTCGACGACCACCTCGAAGGGCACGTCTTGGTGGTCGTAGGCGTCCAGACTGGCCTCACGGACCCGGGTGATCAGCTCGGTGAGGTTGGGGTTACCGGCCACGCTGATGCGCAGCACCACCGTATTGACGAACAGCCCGACCATCTCCTCGAAGGCGGCCTCGGTGCGCCCGGCGACCGGGATGCCCACGGCGATATCGGTGTTGCCGCTAAGGCGGGCCAACAATGCCACCACGCCGGCCGTGATCACCATGAAGCTGGTGGCGCGATGCTCGCGCGCCAACCGGGCGACGCTCTGGCGCAAGGCCACCGGCCAGTCGACGGCCACACCGGCGCCCTCGTGCCGGGCCACCTGCGGGTAGTGCCGGTCGGCGGGCAGCTCCAGCCGTTCTGGCAACCCGGCCAGGGTTTGCTGCCAGTACGCCAGCCCGGCGCAGATGGGGCTGGTGGTGTCGTCGAGCTCACCTAGCTGGTCGCGCTGCCACCGACAGTAATCGACGTAGTGCAGTGTCAACTCGTCCCAGCCCGGAACTGCTCCGGCGCAACGGGCGGTGTAAGCGGTGGCCAGATCGCGCAGCAGCGGGCTGAGCGACCACCGGTCGGCGGCGATGTGGTGCATGACGATGACCAGCACGTGTTCGTCAGCGCCGACGCTGAAAAGCTCTGTCCGCAGCGGGATTTGGTTGGCTAGGTCGAACCGGTAGCGAACCAGCGCGGCAATTGCCTGCGGCAGCCGGCTCGCCGGCCACGCCACGGCGTCGGTGACTTGCCAGCCCGCATCGGCGGCGGTGGCGTCGATGACACGCTGCTCGGGGATCCCGTCGGTGGCCGGAAAGACGGTGCGCAGTGATCGGTGGCGGCCGACTACATCGGTAACCGCCACGCGTAGCGCCTCGACGTCCAGCGGTCCACACAGCCGCAGTGCCAGCGCCATGTTGTAGATCGGCGAGGGCCCTTCCAGTTGGTCAATGAACCACAACCGACGCTGCGCATAGGACAGCGGCACCAGCTTCGGCGGCGCCGCGGCCGCCAAAGGTTGGACGCCGTCAGCGGCCATGCCCAAGTGAACGACCGGGCCGGGCGCCGACAGTGCGTCGACGAGGGCACATATGACGCCGCATCGATCCGGGGCCACGGGCACTTTCCACGCTGACGTACGGGCAGACACGCATCGCGATCAATCCCTGCACTCGGCTCCGGCGAGATATCCAACCTACACCCGTTCGCGGCAATAACCGATCGCTCGGTGGTGCGTCGCTCGGACGTCTCGAACCGGCTCTCACCTAACGCCTCTTGCGTTTTCAGAATTCGCCAAGGATTCGCGTAGCGCCTCTGGCGAAGCTGTGCTGGTCGACGTACCCGCCGCGATAGCGGCCCTTGAGAGGGAGCAGCAGCACCAATGGTTGGCATCAACCGCAAGGGATTCTCCAGGGGCCCGGCGATACGCGGTGGAATACACCGGCTGGGTGCGATGCTGCTGCCCGGCAGCGCGGCGGGTCGCATGCTGGCCATCAGTGCAGGAATCGACTCGCTGGGCACTGGGCTGTTTTTTGCCTCCTTCACGCTGTATTTCGTCGGCATCGTCAAGATCGGTGCGCCCCAAGTCGCCCTTGCCAGCACCGCGGCCGGAATCCTCGCCTTGTTCGTCCCGGTGCCGCTGGGCCGCCTGGCGGACCGGCTGGGGCCCGGAAGGCTCTACATCGGCCTGCTGGTGCTGCGTGGTCTCGGCTACTGCTGCTATGCAGGCGTTTCCGGCTTCAAGGGTTTCCTGGTACTCACCATGGTCCTGACCGCCGCCGACCGGGCGAGCACACCGCTGCAGCAGTCGGTGGTCCGGGCGTTGATCGGCAACCAGGACGGCACCCGGACGATGGCCTCAATCCGCGGCGTGCGCAACGTGGGCCTGACCGCGGGCTTCCTGGTCGCCGCGGCGGCGTTCGCCACCGCTGCGATGTCGGTGTTTACCGTGCTCTTTGTCGCCAACGGAGTCTCTTTCCTCGTGGCGGCCGCCATGGTGTGGCCGACGGTTTCGCGGACGGAAGCGGTGGCAGCGCCCGCTCCGGCAACCGCTCCGACGGCCGGTCCGACGGCTGGGGCCGCCGCATGCCCGCGGTCCCCGTTTCGCGACCGATGGTTCGTGGTTTTCACGATCGGCAACGGCGTGTTGTGGCTGCACGACAGCGTGCTGATCGTGTTGCTGCCGATTTGGGTGATCAAGCACACCGCGGTGCCCGCGGGGTGGGTGCCGGTCTTCATGGCGGTCAACACGGTGCTGACCGCGGTGCTGCAGGTCTACGTGGCCCGGTTCGCAAACGGGGCTGTGGCCGCGAATCGGGTACTGGGACTGGCGGGTCTGCTGCTGATCAGCTGCTGCGGCTTCTTGGCTATCGGCCAGGCCGCACCCACCGCCATCGCGGTCGTGGCGGTGCTGACGGCGGTCATCCTGCTCTCGGTCGCCGAAAATCTCCACAACGTTGCCGCCTACGAACTGTCCGCAGAGCTGTCACCCGAGGTGGCCTCGAGCCGCTACCTGGGCGCCTTCAGCCTTGCCTACACCGGTCAACAGGTCATCGGTCCTGCCGTGATGGCCGTGCTGATGCCGGTGGGGCTGATCGGCTGGCCGCTGCTGGCGGGGGCCTTCGGCGCCGCCGTTGTGGTCTCGCGAGGTGCTGCCGGCCGCTGCCTGGCCGAGCGGGCCGGAGCGGCGTCGCGCCGGCCGGTTGGTGCGCATCGGTTCTTCCGCGGGTTGCTGTCCGCGGCGTGCCCGGCGTAGCAGCGAGCACTCGGGCATCACACCTCCGACATCTCGCGTAGCGCCCACACCAATTGGTGGGCGAACTCATCGGCGAATCGCCCGGTCACCGCAAGCGGGTTGTCGGCCACATACACCGACGGCGCGCGATGGTCGCCCCGGACCATCACGTGGATATCGGCGCGCGGCGGGCCTACCGCCCAGATGCTCGGCTCGTCAAGCAGATTCAGCGCGGACTCGTGCACGGTGGGTCGGTTGGCGGTATCGAACTCAGCCAGCACCGTCATCCGGTCGGGGTGATCGAAAAACGGCTGCATCGGGGCGGGATCGGCAGCCAGTGGCACGCAGCTGTTGTCCAAGACATCCAGAAGAGCACCGCGGGCCTGCGAAATCAGCGCCCCCGCACCTACATCCGACACAATTCGCATCGGACGCGGC
Proteins encoded in this window:
- a CDS encoding MFS transporter, yielding MVGINRKGFSRGPAIRGGIHRLGAMLLPGSAAGRMLAISAGIDSLGTGLFFASFTLYFVGIVKIGAPQVALASTAAGILALFVPVPLGRLADRLGPGRLYIGLLVLRGLGYCCYAGVSGFKGFLVLTMVLTAADRASTPLQQSVVRALIGNQDGTRTMASIRGVRNVGLTAGFLVAAAAFATAAMSVFTVLFVANGVSFLVAAAMVWPTVSRTEAVAAPAPATAPTAGPTAGAAACPRSPFRDRWFVVFTIGNGVLWLHDSVLIVLLPIWVIKHTAVPAGWVPVFMAVNTVLTAVLQVYVARFANGAVAANRVLGLAGLLLISCCGFLAIGQAAPTAIAVVAVLTAVILLSVAENLHNVAAYELSAELSPEVASSRYLGAFSLAYTGQQVIGPAVMAVLMPVGLIGWPLLAGAFGAAVVVSRGAAGRCLAERAGAASRRPVGAHRFFRGLLSAACPA